The Chitinophagales bacterium sequence CAGTGGCATATACAAACGGCTTGAATGTAGAAGCTGCCTGTCGTTTGGCCAGTACATGATCGTATGGAAAATATTGAAAATCAAGCCCGCCTGTCCAGGCAAGAATTGCCCCATCCTGTGGATCCAGGGCAAGGAAACCACTGTTGAGCATCCGCAGGTAATAGGCTATGGAATCCTTTATGCTCATTGGCAACACCGTATCTCCCTCTGGATGAAAAACCGGGGTGGGCTGTTTTTTATTGAGCAATATTTCCAGTGAATCTTTAGGTACCTTTCTGTCCTTCAAGCTTTTGTAGGAAGGGCTGTTTTGGAGTTTCTTTTCAAACAATAAAGGATGTTCACTCCAGGGTTCTTTTTGGCTCCAGTGCCGGTCAAACAACTGCTGGAGTTTTTGCATGTGCTTTTGCATTGCCCGCCTTGCATAATCCTGCAAATCAACATTCAATGTAGTATAAATGCGCAATCCGTCTTTTTCAATATCCGGCATTTTTTCTTCAGCAAAATTTTCACGCAAAATTTCAGCGGCTTTTCTTTTCACATGCACCATAAAATAAGGCGCCTTGTTTCTTTCATCGGCCTTTTGATAATTCAGTTCAAGCGGCAACTGCTGTAGTGAATCTTTTGTGGCTTCATCAAGGTAACCGTACCTGTACATCTGATTCAAAACCACATTCCTCCTGCCCTGGGCATTTTCCGGGTAAAGCCGCGGATTATAATAGGTATTGGCCTTCAACATGCCCACCAATACAGCAGATTCCTGTGGCTGCAATTCGGATGGTTTTTTGCTGAAAAAACGCAGACTTGCCGTCTCAATGCCATAAATATTTTCTGAAAAGGAAACCGTGTTCAGGTAAAGTTCCAGGATTTCATTTTTGGAATACAATTGCTCAATCCGCTGGGCAAGGATCATTTCTTTGGTCTTGTTTACCGGGTAGCTCATAAAGCTGAACTTTGACCTGCCGAATAAATTTTTGGACAATTGCTGTGAAATTGTACTGCCTCCACCAGCACTTCGGTCGCCCAATAAAATGCTTTTAATCACTACGCGTAAAATACTTTTATTGTCTATGCCTTCGTGTTCATAAAACCGGGCGTCTTCAGTAGCAATGAGTGCATCAACCAGGTTTTTAGGAAGATCTTCAAATCTTGCATTGGTACGGTTTTCTGCAAATATTCGCCCAATCTGAACCTCATCTGCCGAATAGACTACTGAAGCTGTAGCATTTTGGATTTTGCTCAATTCTTTTTTGTTGGGAAGCGGCCCGAATACTCCGGCTTTTACACTGAAATAAAATGCAAAAATGCCGCCAATGCCCAACACAGCCATACCAAGCGATATCGAAAGAATTATAAACAGGCGCTTTTTCTCCATAGTCATCAAATGAACGCGATTCCAAATGCAAAAAGTGTAATCATAGAACTGCAAAGATAAAGCAGTAAAACCATCACAGTGTGTTTATAAAGGAAATATAGAACGCTGCTGACGCAGATATGGCTGATAATCCGGGATAAATATAATTTCAGAAAATTGAAACCAATCTATGCAGATCATAAGAATCAGTGTGATCAGTGTTCTATATTATATGATCAGTGTTCTATATTATATAGTGTAGGGCAGCTTTTTGATGATCAAAGGTCTAGAGGAAATGATTCATAAAAACCAAATATTTCTACCTTTACCGCTTTATTTGCAAAGCATAAAATTGCAAATGTCCCTGGAAATATAATTGCATGATGGAAAAATGGATGGTTTTTATCAACCCGATATCGGGAAACAACAGTGGTGAGCAGGCATGGAAGAAAATGAAACCCTTGCTTGACCAAATGAAAATAAGCTATGAAGCCCATTATACGGAAAAAGCATTTCATGCGATAAGCCTTGCAAAAGACGCCAGGGACAAAGGATACAACAGGTTTGTCAGCATTGGTGGCGATGGCACGATAAATGAAATAATCAACGGAGTGTTTTTATCCGATCATCAAAACGACATTCCCAAATTTGCGCTAATTGGTATAGGCACCGGCAATGACACCATTAAGACTTTTGGTATTCCCTCAAAACCCGAAAAGGCCGTGGAGTTATTTTCCAAAGGTAAATTCAAAACGATAGACCTCGGCAAAGTATATTTTCAAAATGAAAAAGGCGAAAGGGCTTCCCGTTTGTTTGTAAATATTGCAGGTATGGCTTTTGATGCAGCGGTAACCGACAACGCCAACAATGCTAAGCAAAGCATGGGAAAATTGGCCTATCTGAAAGGTGTGTTTAAAACCCTGAGCTCATACACCCCTGGAAAGGTGAAGGTTCGGATTGATGACCGGGAGCCAATTGAAGACATTATGTTCAGCCTGAATGTGTCCAACTGCAAATACAGCGGAGGTGGAATGCTTATCGCTCCACATGCTGTTCCCGATGATGGGAAGTTTGCCATTACCCTGATTAAAAATGTAGGGAAATGGAGAATCGGAGCCAATATATATCGCCTGTTCAATGGCACGCTTGAAAAAGTAAATGGAATAGAGCTGCACAGCGGAAAAAAAGTAAAAGTAGAAGCAAGTCCTGAAACAATGGTGGAGGTGGAAGGTGAATTGCTGGGCGCAGCACCTTTTGAGTTTGAAATAATGCCCAGTTCTATTGAATTGTTGGTTCCCTGAATATCAGTGGTCAGACGATTCAAAGTCGTTCGACTACTCTATTTAGACATCCAATGGGTCATGACCCATTGAACAGAACGATTGTGCTAGAAATCACAGAGGTGGCCATTTTTCTTCAGCCATTTTTCCTGCTCTTGATAATTGGGCATTACGCGCGCCACTTCATTCCAGAATGCAGCTGAATGATTGGGATGCTCAAAATGTGCCAATTCGTGTACGATCACATAATCCAAAGCTTCCTGTGGAGCCAGGAGCAGGCGGCTACTCAGCGTAATTCCCCCACGCCCAGAACAGCTGCCCCAAATAGATGCGGTGTACTTCAGCGAAAAGCGTTTGATCTTTTTCCCAAAATATTTTTGGTTGATGGCCTCTACACGGTTAAATGTGCGTTGGTAAAAACACTTTGACATTAAATTGCTGATCAATCGCGGTAAAAATTGGCTTTGTTCTTCTGCCGTAGCATCTTCTGGAAGAGAGATAAAAATTGTATCCCCTTTTATTTTTCCGGAAAAGGATTTCCTATTTGCTTGCTCCAGGTTTAATGTAAACTCCTGTTCCTGCACCCTTATTTTTTGACCACTGTAATATGATCTCGGATACAATTTGTTTTGCAGAGCAGTGCTGCTTTCAATTTTTTTAAAAGCCCAATCTTTAAGCCTGTGGATGGTTTTTTCTGTTTCAGCAGCAGAAAAGAAGAATGGAATGCGAATATTCACTCCACTTTTGACAATAGAGGCACGCACATTTCGCCTGCGTTCTACATATATATTTACCGGGATGTTATGCTCCGCTATCCGCAGGTTTTGTTTTTGTGCTGACATTTTTCTTTTTACTATCGGTTTTGCTGGCAGTGGTTTTTTTCCTGCTTGTGCTTTGTGTTTTTTTGGCAATGGTTTTTTTACCGGAACCGGTTTTTCGGTTTTCTTCCCGGTTTCTTTTTTTTCACTTTCTTTTCTATCTGCATTCTGCTGTTCTTCCCATTCCAGAAAACGACCTGCTTCTACTTTGAGCGATGCCAGTACCCATGTGAGCACAGCCATATCGTCTAAAAATCCAAAAAGCGGAATGAAATCTGGGATGAAATCCACAATGGCCACAAAATAAATAATGGCGGTGAGCAATCTAAACACGGCTGTCCAGGGCAATTTTCTGTACTCACCACTGATGTATGCCCTGAGCATTCTCAAGATGAGGGAAAGTTTTGCGTAAAATTTTACAAAACGTCCTTTCATCCTGGCGAATCTACCAGCCTTTTTTTCTGCATCATCAATGACCCGCTCCTTGCCCTTTTTATCGCCTCTCAGTTTTTGGGCTTGTTTGCGGGCCTGTTTGTAAAAAAAGGATTTTAATATTCTCAATAGCATACTGTAAAATACATTTTCTTTTCAAAATGAAAAAATTTGGGATTAAGCAGAAATTACTCCTTGTCCAGCACAAAACGATAACCCACTCCACGCACCGATTGAAAATATTTGGGATTTTTCGGGTCGGCTTCAAAATGCTTCCTGAAATTGAGCATAAAGTTATCAATAGTGCGGGTAGATGGATACACATCATAACCCCATACATATTCCAACATCTGTTCCCGCGAAACTGTTTGATTTTTTCGCTCTACCAGTAATTTTAAAAGTTGGGCTTCCTTTTTGGTCAGGCTGAACTTTCCGTTGATCCCTTCTGCTTCCCGGGTATTGAAATTGATCTTGAAATCCCCGAATTCAAAAGTACTGAGACTTTCCCCGCCCCTTGTCGCTCTATAGTGATGGCGTAGCAGAACTCTTACGCGCAGCAATAATTCTTCCAGGTTAAAAGGTTTGGTCAGGTAATCATCGGCACCTACTTTAAAGCCCCTGATGCGGTCGGTGGAGGTATCTTTTGCCGTGAGAAATAATATGGGGATATGTTCGTATTCAAGGCGAATTTTTTCGCAAAGTGTAAATCCATCTACTCCGGGCAGCATTACATCCAGCACAATAAGATTAAAGCGCTCCTTGCGAAAAATAGAGAGCACCTCGCTGCCATTACTCACAGGAACTACTTCATAATCTTCCATTTCCAAATTCAGGCGAATGGCCTCTAAAAGGCTTTCCTCATCTTCTACCAATAAAATTCTGGGCACATAATCCGACATCTCAATTCTTTTTTTGAAAGCTCAGACGAAACAAAGTTCCACCACCGGGGTTGTCCTTTACCTCAATACTTCCTTTCATCTGTGCTACAATATTGTTTACAATATACAGTCCCAATCCCGTTCCTTTAGTATTCCTGGTTTCCTCATTTCCCAGGCGGTAAAATTTCTTGAAAACCTGTGCTTTTTCAGCATCTGGAATTCCACCTCCCCGATCTGCCACTTCTAAAATTACCATTTTATCTTTTTCTCTAACATTGAGCTCAACAGCACTTCCCTCTGGCGAATATTTCACGGCATTTTCCAGCAAATTGACCAAAACCGCATTCAGTGCCATGCGATCTGCAATATTGAAAATATCGGCTTCAATATTGGTCTGAAAAATCCTTTTGTTTTCAAATCGCTCAGCAACCATATTCAGCGCATCTTCTGCCAGTTCAGAAATATTCAGGCTCTCCCATTGAAAAGGATAGGAATTGTTTTCCATCCGTGCTGCAAGCAAAATATTATCGACCAGATCGCTCAGGCGATCAACATCCTGAAGGGAATTGCGCATAATTTGTTTGAATTTTTCTTCTGCACTCAACCGCTTTAAAAGGGTTTCCAGAGAAAGCCGAATGCTGGCTAAGGGCGATTTCAGTTCATGGGTAATACTGAGCAGGAAATTGTTTTTCTGCCGGGCAAGGGCCAATTCTTTCTGAAAAGAGGATTTGATTTTCAATGCCCCAGCTACGAGCAAAATCAGAAAAACCGCGCCTTCGCCCAGAATCATCCAGCGTTGCCGACTGCGTTCCTGCAGAAGTGTTTCATGTGCTTCTGTTTGCAAAAAACTTTGGTCTTCCCAAGGTAAATCGTGTTCGTGGTTGTACTGTAGCCTTTCATTTTCAATTTTCAAATGATATTCGCTTTCTGTCTTTTGCTTGAGCAGAAACGCCCACCAGATAAAAGCTGCAAAAATATAGCAGATAACCAGTATGAATATGATATTTGTTTTGACATTAAAAATCTTCACTGCGGTCTGCTATTTGTCTATTTATTGAATTGAATATAAAAAGTGGTGCCTTTTCCTTCCTCGGATTCAAACCAGATTTTGCCGCCTGCATTTTCAATAATCTGCCGGGTCATGGCCAATCCCAGTCCTGTTCCTGACGATTTGGTTGTAAAGTTAGGCACAAAAACTTTATCCTCAATTTCGGGAGCTATACCACTTCCATTGTCACTTACCGATATCATCCATTTACCTTCCAGGCTTTTTAACTCAATTTCTATTTTACCTGAATCTATTTCATCAATGGCCTGCACTGCATTTTTTACCAGGTTGGTAAAGGCGCGGTTCATCTGGTTTTTATCGGCCAGTACTTCTGCATAATTTGTGTCGCTTTCAAAGTTGATTTTCAGGCCTTCATTCTCTTCAAAAAGCCCCACTACTGAGTTCAATACTTCCACAATATTGAGCTTTTCCTGCTCTGCACGTGGCATTTTTGCAAAAGAAGAAAACTCAGAGGCTATGTGATTGAGATGGTCAATTTGTTCAATTAGCGTTACGCTGGTTTTTCTCGCCATTTCCTGTGCATTGGGGCGGTTTTCCGCAAGTGCTCTCTGCAAATGCTGAATGCTCAGTTTCATAGGAGTAAGCGGGTTTTTAATTTCATGGGCAATCTGCTTGGCCATTTCCCGCCAGGCACTTTCCCGCTCAGATTTTGCCAATAGTTCGGCACTGGCTTCCAACTCTTTAAGCATTTTGTTGTACTCCGCTACAAGCGTACCGATTTCATCTTTCGATTCCCAGCGAATGGGTTCGTTGGCTTTATCGAGTTTTATCTTTTTAATCTGCTTGCTGATCACACTCAGCGAACGGGTAATGGAATCGGCCAGGATATAAGCCAGGAATGCGCCAATTACCAGCAGAAGTACATACACATTGATTAAAGTAACCAGGAAGGACGAGATATTTTTATTCAGTTCTTTTTCTTTGGCAAAATACGGCAGATTCAAATAGGCCTTTTTTACCCCTTCACTGTTGCGTACAGGCACATAAATCGACAGATATTCCAGTGCACCTATGCGCTCATCAGTAATTACGCGTGATTTGTTTTGCTGATCTAATTTGTGAAATGCCACTGGATTAATAAAAGAGGATAAAAGCCCCTGTTTGAAAATATCGGGTTGTGAGGTATTGATCAAAAGTCCATCCAGATTGTAAATATTGATATCCATATTGTGGATATCGGAGAGGGAAGAAATATCAAAAGCTCCGCCAAAAAAGTGCAGGTTTTTGCTCCGAAGGTCTATTTCTTTCAAAATATCTTCATTGTCTTTTATTATGTATTCTACCGAACTGCTCACGGAATGTTGCTTTCTGATCAACCTTTCCATATGGTAGCCATCGTACTCGCTGGTGAAATGCATAATGGTAATCACACCGATCAATAAAAAGGAGAAAATGATGATAAAGATCATTGAAAGCTGGATTTTATCCCTGAAAGACAAAGTCCATTTTTCCCTTAGGAAATATTTATTGCGGTATAGCTGCGAAGCCAAATAGATCAGGATAATGAACAGACTGCTGATCAGGTAAATTATAAAGAGGTAAGAGAATAAGGATATCGGTTGCAGGGCACTGGTTTCATGTTTTGTGATTACTACAGTTTTGTGCTGGTCTCCATTGTAGATCAAGTGCCTCAGGCCTTGCTCCTGGTCGTAGCTGCGATAAAATTCAAGATTGGGATAATCCGGAAATGAAAAATTGTATTCATAGGGATAGTCGCCATAGCTGTTGATCAGAATTCCATTGCTGTAAACTGCATAGGCACTTACATCATCCGACACGCGAATCTTTACTTTGTCATCGAGCAGGAGTTCGGGATAAAGATTGGTTTTGCTATAGGTTTTGGGATTGAATTCTATTACAACAGAACCGAGCAGTTTATTTTTGTAGATAATGGGCAAATTGCCAATGTACAGGTAGTTGCCACTCGGCTTTGGAATATAAAATAAATAGGGGCTTTCAGTAAGTTGCGCATTTTCGTTCAGCTCGGTTGTAAGAAAATCCAGATAGCGGTTTTGCCCATATTGTATCAATTTCCCTTCGCGGTTGAGCAGGTAAATATTGACTTCGTATTTATTAAAATAACCCTGAAAATAAAGGTTTTTAAGTCTATTGGTGATTTCCTGGGAAGACAAAAAAGGCTTTAGGAAAAAATTCTGTACAAATGGGTCTTTCAGTATTTCGGACTCTGCATTGGCAAAAAGATATTCCGTAACCGGGTCTCTTTCTTCAGCCAGCTTTCGCGCAACCGCCTTATTGTTTTGTAAAGATTTTTCCTGAACAAAATTATCCAGGTAAAAAGAGGAGAAAAAAGCTGTGAAAATCAGCAGCAGGGTCAATTGTGTAAAACCAAAACTTTTGACATTGTTGTTTTTTGCAAACCACATGATCAGGGCAGCAGTCCAGGCTAGCGCAAACAAATACATCAGATTTCCGGTGAGCAGGAACAATACAAATATCCAGATGAAAAAAGGCAGCCAGATACACAAGTGAAAATAAAAAGTGCTGAACGCCTTTTGGCTTTTTAGCTTTAGCAGTTTGTGAATGAGCAGCAAATAAGCAAACAGCGCCATTCCAAAAGTCAACAGTGCAATAAAACTATAGGCATTCAGATTGAGGAAATTATTGAAATCAAGCGGAATCTTAGAGTTCAGAGCAAGACTTTCCAGAACTACTACCAGCATTACACTGCCACCGTACAATCCTAAAACCCCGGTAAAGAACAAAGCTCTGATCAGCCATTTTGGCCAGGTGTTTATTTTTTCGAAATCAAAATTTTTGTAGAAAAAATAGATCAGCCAGAAAATCAAAAGTATATTTATTGCAAGATCACCCAGCGAGCGGTTGATATAGGAAGAGGCATAAATCTGCGGGCTGAAAAGGTCGATTTTCATCAGTTCCTGCGGCCAGTTGTAAATCAACATCAAAGCCCTGACCAAAAGCAGCCCCGACAGCAAAGCAAAGAATCCATAGCGGTTCCCAATTTTTTTGCGAATCTGTTCAACTAAAAACCAGAGCAGGAAAAACAACCAAAGAAGACTTAAAGTATGAAGTAGGATTTTCCAGTGATCAATGGAAGCACTGCGTTCAAATGCATCAATTTTTAGTGAGAAAAGCGGTTCGCCATTGGGGCCATTTACCAGTTCTGACTCATTGTTTGCAGGCTCTGATAGCTCAAAATACTCCGGCACCTTGAAAATAGGATTGTAAGTATTGCTCAGGAAAGCATTCTGGATATTGTACTGGGATTTAAAAGGCAGCATCCCAAGCACATACATCTGCCGATTTTGTTCACCCTCTGAGCGAATATTAAACACCGATTTAAAGGTGATGTAATAGGCATTGTCTCTTTTGATAAAGGCGGTGCCCTCTTCCAATGCCCGCGCAAAATAAATGCCCGGAATCCCCTTGTTTTCCGACCAGAAGATCAGCTCGCGCTCATCAAAAACAAAAAGTTCAAAAGGGCTTTCGGACAATTGTTTTAATAAGTCCTCTGGTTTTGACTGCTCGATCAAGTGTTTTTTAAGCAGTTCAGGTTTGCTGAGTTCGAGGAATTCTTTTCTGAGCGTGTATATTTTTTGCTCAACATTATCAACTGTGGTGCTGAGTTCTTGTGCAGGCTGCCTTTGTTGCTTCATAAAGACATCGGCCATTAACAGCGCAAGGCCTGAAAACAGAAGCAGAAAAAGGTGTTTCTTATTTTTAAAAGGGATTTTCAATGGTATTTTATGCAGTTTCTTTTGCTGTTTAGTTAATATATTTCACCTGAAATTTAACGCTGTATCCCGGGGGTAATTTCGGTACCAGGACCCAATTGTAGCTAAAGCCGTACATTTCGCAAAAACCACATTCCTGTACCGTTATTGTATAAACATATTTTTTGGCACTTCGCTCGTCTCCTGCTGTTCTGTAAAAATTAATACTGCAACCTCCGCCATCTGCCCAAAGCCCGAGCAAGGCATGTTTGCTGAAATCAATGGAAGGAAAACTGCTTGAATCACACAAGAATTCATTACTCAGCTCAGAAATAAGGGAGTCATATACCGCAGTGTCTTCTATCTGATAATGATCTTCGCGCTTTTCAATAAAACAATTTTCAAAATTCAGCTCCTGCTGAATAATTCCTGTATCAGCAGTGATTGTTTTACATTTGTTATTGTTGCTTCCGGGCAGGTCATCACCATTGCAGGCCCAAAAAATACCGGCCAGTGTAAAAGCCAAAAAAATCGTGAAATAAGATTTAGTACTTAGCATAAAACAATTTTAATTTAACCCGGATTATGTATTAGGACTTTGTGATGCCCGCCCGAACGTACCTTTTCGGTACGGGCAGGAAGCTTGAAAGTACAATAAAATCAGGCTGTTTGGAAATTTTGGCATAGCAACGCTATGGCGAAATTGAAAACAGCAACAAAGTGTCTGATTTTGAAGTAATTTCAAGCTGTAATAAATTTTCTAATGCATATTCCGGGTTTTATTCGCTTCTATAAATATAGTTTAATTACGCTTTCTTAATGCTAAAAATTGCTTATCATTCTGCCTATTGTCATCCATTGCCTGAAGGGCATCGCTTTCCGATGATAAAATACGAATTATTGCCGGAGCAATTGTTATATGAAGGAACGATTTCCCGGGAGCAAATTCATATTCCCCAACAAGCTAATGAGCAAACTGTACTTCGCGCACATTGCAGTGATTATTTCAAACGCCTAAAAAATATTTTACTCAGTCCTCGGGAACAGCGAAAAATCGGTTTTCCGCTATCGCCACAATTGGTAGAGCGGGAGCTTATCATCAGCCAGGGCACGGTAGATTGCGCCTATTTTGCCCTGGACAATAAAATCGCCATGAATGTTGCCGGAGGTACACATCACGCATACAGCAACAGGGGCGAAGGATTTTGCCTGCTGAATGATATAGCTATTGGGGCTTTGGAACTGCTCGCTGTCCAAAAAGCTAAGCAAATTCTAATTGTAGATCTGGATGTGCACCAGGGAAATGGGACGGCTGAAATTTTCAGGGAAAATGATCAGGTTTTTACTTTCAGTATGCACGGGGCAAAAAACTATCCGCTAAAAAAGGAAAAATCTGATTTGGATATTGCTTTGCCTGATCATTGCAGTGATGACTATTATCTGTCGCAACTGAAAAACATATTGCCACCATTGATCGATAAAGTAGAACCGGACTTTGTTTTTTACCTTTCGGGAGTGGATGTGCTTAAAACAGACAAACTCGGGCGACTGGGTTTGAGTATTGAGGCATGCAAAGCCCGCGATCGCTTTGTTTTTGAGCAATGCAGGGCAAACAATATTCCTGTAGCTGTGAGTATGGGCGGTGGGTATTCAGCAAAAATTTCAGATATTGTAAATGCCCATGCCAATACTTTTAGGTTGGCACAGGAGGTGTTTTTTTAGGGGTTGTGGTTTTTAAACTTAACTTTATCATTCAAAAATATTGAAATCATGTTCGAAGGATTATTACACAGCCACAGTTTGCTCAGGTATATTTTGCTTTTTGCATTAATCCTGACCGTTGTAAATGCATTTATCAAATGGAAAGGAAATAAGCCCTTTACCGCTGTTGACAACAAATTGAGTCTGTACACACTGATCTTCACCCATTTACAATTGGTACTGGGATTGGTGCTGTATGTGATCAGCGATAAAGTACAAATTGCGCTGATGGAAATGCCCGAGGCCATGGGCGAAACTGCATTGCGCTACTGGGCAGTTGAACACATTACTGCCATGCTGATAGCCGTAGCACTGATCACTGTTGGACGGGTGCGGTCCAAAAAACAAGAAACAGATGCAGGAAAACACAAGCAACTGGTCATTTGGATGGGCATTGGCCTGTTAATTATATTGATCAGTATTCCCTGGCCATTCCGTGGTTTTGGAACCGGCTGGATTTAGTTGGCTATTTGAAATTGCTTTAGTTTAAAGATGTGCTAACTCTTGTTCTTCAGGATATCCCGGGTTGAACCACAATTTTTCAATGCTTATCAAATCAACCTGATAAATTTCATTCGATTGTGCAGCACTAAAAAACTCAACAAAACCAATCCACCATACATGCCGGCCAATTGCCATTCGGCAAAAAGTATTTTGCCGATAAAAAACAAAGAGCCATAAGTCAGTACAATGGCAGAAATCCAGCAAATAAAAAGATTCAGAACTGAGGCTTTATTGCTGTCGGGATCTGTTTTTTCAAATGCGCCCCAATAACCGGCCGGTTCTACTTTATTGTAGAAATGCTGTAAAACATGCGCTTCAGTAGGACGGGTTAGAAAAGTAACCAGTATCCAAACTACAGTGGTAAAACCTACAGTGAGAAAGAAGCTTTCTGGGAATTCCCAGCCCAGGTAGAATTTGGAAAAAGCATAGGCAATAAATGGCGCTGCTGTAGCAGAAATTTCACTCCATGCATTGATGCGCCACCAGTACCAGCGCAAGATCAAAACCAGTCCCAGCCCGGCACCACATTCAATGATAAAAGTCCAGACCCCGGAAATGGTTTCCAGCTGGGTGGTGAGTAAAATGCCGAGAAAGGCGAGCAGCAGCGTAACCCCACGCGACACGGCAACCAATTGATTTTGATCAGCATTTTGTCGAAAAAAGCGCTTGTAAAAATCATTGACCAAATAAGAAGCTCCCCAGTTCAGTTGCGTGGAAATGGTACTTAAATAAGCGGCAAAAAAAGCAGCGAGCAAAAGCCCTTTCCATCCCACAGGCAGATAATCCTGCATGGCCATTACATAACCCAGTTTTTTATCTTCTGCTGCAAGATCTGGATAGAGCACAAGCGAAGCCAGGCCTACCAAAATCCAGGGCCAGGGTCGAATGCAGTAATGTGCAATTTGAAACAGCAAAGTCGCATAAACCGCCTCTTTGTCGTTTCGGGTACTCATCATGCGCTGGGCTACATAACCACCACCGCCCGGTTCTGCCCCGGGATACCAGCTTGCCCACCACTGCACTGTTGTATAGGCCAAAAATGCTGCGAGGGAAATGCTGAGTGTACCTGTGAGATCTCCATTGCCGATTTGCGGAAAAAAATCAAAAGTAGAATCCGGCAAAGCCGCTTTTAGCCCACTCATACCGCCAACATCCTCATTATTAACAACCAGGTAAGCCAGCACCAGTGTACCCAGCATAGCAATAACAAACTGAAACATATCCGTCAGCGCAACGCCCCAAAGACCGCCAATAGATGAGTAAACAGCAGCCAGCAACATCAGTCCTCCGGTGTAGTAAAGCACCTGATCTTGAGGTATTTCAAAAAAAACGACCAACAAGGCATTCATGGCCAGATTCACCCAGGCAATAATGAAAACATTCATAAACAAACCCAGGTAAAGTGAGCGAAAGCCGCGTAAAATTGCAGCAGGTCGGCCACTATAGCGCAGTTCTATCAATTCTACTTCAGTGAGCACTCC is a genomic window containing:
- a CDS encoding HAMP domain-containing sensor histidine kinase; the encoded protein is MKQQRQPAQELSTTVDNVEQKIYTLRKEFLELSKPELLKKHLIEQSKPEDLLKQLSESPFELFVFDERELIFWSENKGIPGIYFARALEEGTAFIKRDNAYYITFKSVFNIRSEGEQNRQMYVLGMLPFKSQYNIQNAFLSNTYNPIFKVPEYFELSEPANNESELVNGPNGEPLFSLKIDAFERSASIDHWKILLHTLSLLWLFFLLWFLVEQIRKKIGNRYGFFALLSGLLLVRALMLIYNWPQELMKIDLFSPQIYASSYINRSLGDLAINILLIFWLIYFFYKNFDFEKINTWPKWLIRALFFTGVLGLYGGSVMLVVVLESLALNSKIPLDFNNFLNLNAYSFIALLTFGMALFAYLLLIHKLLKLKSQKAFSTFYFHLCIWLPFFIWIFVLFLLTGNLMYLFALAWTAALIMWFAKNNNVKSFGFTQLTLLLIFTAFFSSFYLDNFVQEKSLQNNKAVARKLAEERDPVTEYLFANAESEILKDPFVQNFFLKPFLSSQEITNRLKNLYFQGYFNKYEVNIYLLNREGKLIQYGQNRYLDFLTTELNENAQLTESPYLFYIPKPSGNYLYIGNLPIIYKNKLLGSVVIEFNPKTYSKTNLYPELLLDDKVKIRVSDDVSAYAVYSNGILINSYGDYPYEYNFSFPDYPNLEFYRSYDQEQGLRHLIYNGDQHKTVVITKHETSALQPISLFSYLFIIYLISSLFIILIYLASQLYRNKYFLREKWTLSFRDKIQLSMIFIIIFSFLLIGVITIMHFTSEYDGYHMERLIRKQHSVSSSVEYIIKDNEDILKEIDLRSKNLHFFGGAFDISSLSDIHNMDINIYNLDGLLINTSQPDIFKQGLLSSFINPVAFHKLDQQNKSRVITDERIGALEYLSIYVPVRNSEGVKKAYLNLPYFAKEKELNKNISSFLVTLINVYVLLLVIGAFLAYILADSITRSLSVISKQIKKIKLDKANEPIRWESKDEIGTLVAEYNKMLKELEASAELLAKSERESAWREMAKQIAHEIKNPLTPMKLSIQHLQRALAENRPNAQEMARKTSVTLIEQIDHLNHIASEFSSFAKMPRAEQEKLNIVEVLNSVVGLFEENEGLKINFESDTNYAEVLADKNQMNRAFTNLVKNAVQAIDEIDSGKIEIELKSLEGKWMISVSDNGSGIAPEIEDKVFVPNFTTKSSGTGLGLAMTRQIIENAGGKIWFESEEGKGTTFYIQFNK
- a CDS encoding histone deacetylase, whose protein sequence is MLKIAYHSAYCHPLPEGHRFPMIKYELLPEQLLYEGTISREQIHIPQQANEQTVLRAHCSDYFKRLKNILLSPREQRKIGFPLSPQLVERELIISQGTVDCAYFALDNKIAMNVAGGTHHAYSNRGEGFCLLNDIAIGALELLAVQKAKQILIVDLDVHQGNGTAEIFRENDQVFTFSMHGAKNYPLKKEKSDLDIALPDHCSDDYYLSQLKNILPPLIDKVEPDFVFYLSGVDVLKTDKLGRLGLSIEACKARDRFVFEQCRANNIPVAVSMGGGYSAKISDIVNAHANTFRLAQEVFF
- a CDS encoding sodium:solute symporter family protein; this encodes MQVQNTLHYIDWSLIVVFLIISLAISLFVRKKAAKSLEDFFLGGRQFPWYLAGISMVATTFAADTPLAVTELVAQHGISGNWLWWSFLFGGMLTTFFFAGLWRKSGVLTEVELIELRYSGRPAAILRGFRSLYLGLFMNVFIIAWVNLAMNALLVVFFEIPQDQVLYYTGGLMLLAAVYSSIGGLWGVALTDMFQFVIAMLGTLVLAYLVVNNEDVGGMSGLKAALPDSTFDFFPQIGNGDLTGTLSISLAAFLAYTTVQWWASWYPGAEPGGGGYVAQRMMSTRNDKEAVYATLLFQIAHYCIRPWPWILVGLASLVLYPDLAAEDKKLGYVMAMQDYLPVGWKGLLLAAFFAAYLSTISTQLNWGASYLVNDFYKRFFRQNADQNQLVAVSRGVTLLLAFLGILLTTQLETISGVWTFIIECGAGLGLVLILRWYWWRINAWSEISATAAPFIAYAFSKFYLGWEFPESFFLTVGFTTVVWILVTFLTRPTEAHVLQHFYNKVEPAGYWGAFEKTDPDSNKASVLNLFICWISAIVLTYGSLFFIGKILFAEWQLAGMYGGLVLLSFLVLHNRMKFIRLI